The DNA sequence ACAGACTTTAAATGCGGCACGATAAGTAGTACGGTCATTATTGAGAGGCTAGATAGACGAAACGGCGTGAGCAGCAAAAAATCAATCTCAGAAGGCCACATACCCCAGACCTCGAGAACAACTATCTCCTTTAAATCTGAAGAATAAAAAACCAGTGGGAGACCTCTAATGCTATATAATAATCACCCAAAATAAGCAATGAGCTGTCACTACAAGACTGCGACACGTGCAAGGATATGATAAGTGAAAAATACGGTCCAGTCCGATAAAAAGAAGACTCAGATACCTTAACTGCTGGTTCATCCTCAAAGACTTGCTCTTTCCAGGGCGAGTCCTGACACAAAGTTACTGTTATCAAGCACAACCCAGTATATCCTCATTACGCCTGTAATCGTGGGATTACCATCTTATTAGCTGGCGATATCTCTTATCAAGCAGCCGACCACATCATCACtggattatcaaaaaatttcatatttatcttcacattcttacaatataaaaggagaagaatcacAGAGATAAAAATATACTATTATCTCATACCATTCAAATTCTAAGCAATCCATTGCATTCTCTCTATTACGTAGTATATTGATTTGAGTATCAGAATGGTTGCTGTGAACACCCACCACTACCTCACTTCCTCTACATTGCAGGTTCTAGCCAATCATAGTATAACTCTATTCTGACCACGTCAACAATCTAATCCCTGCAACatcaataattaattcaaaataattttcttgAAATTGGAGGGAATTGTAGTTTTTATATTAGAAGTGCTTAAATCCTTCCACACTAAACAATTAACTAcacataagaaaaaaaatttaaatataattatttttttccttattttcttcttttctcatatattattaatatattcaaACAGCATTAAAGAAGTCAAATTTTCTTTATTCCTtcctttttatatattatcctCTTTAACTTTTTTATGACACTATTCGAtcagttaattaattaagtaatttttttaaaaagagaattaaaaataaaataaactataaaattaaattaaaacgattaaattaagtttttaattgTAATTGAATTTACTCATCTCAATTGATCCCTACTTTACTAGTTAAGAAACGTCCCAGTTGGGCCCAACAGAATCAATATTTCATATTCGTTTATGTGTGAAGCCCAGCCTGGTGGAAAATGGGCGAATGGTAATTTCCTTAAATCCTGTGGGCTAGCCTAGCATCAGTTGAAATTGGCTTTCTCGTCTCGGGATCGTTTATTCCAGCTGCAGATAGATAGAACCCAGGAAACAAACACTGCCACTGGGACCCTGGCGAAGGTGAGCGGAGAGTGGAGACACATGGAAGACTCGTGATCGTCGTCCGAACCAACGGCCAATCGAGTctccaataaataaataataaaattaaaaaaactctcACTCAGCTCGGTCGCTCGCTTCACTCCACAGCTAAGCACAAAcaaattttggaaaaaaaaaggcTTTATTCTAATTCCAATATTCTCCTTTCATTTCTCACCAAAATTTTATGAAAGCCAATCCCTATCCCTCTCTATCTGTGAAAATCTCTGCAAAGTAGGGAGAGATTTTGGCCTTTAATGGTGAGGATAATCCCTATGGCTTCCTCAATTCGACCTTCTCTCTCCTCTTTCAGGCTCTGTAATTCCACTTCTCGTTCTTCTCTTTACGTTTCTTCAGTCACTTCTTCTCGCAGATTCGCTTCTCTCGGTAGTGGTAATTTccctatctctttctcttttcttctaTGTAAATTACTATGTGAATCGTTCTTCATTTCTCTTTCTTAGCTCTGGTAGCTTTTGTTGCTTGGAAATGGAGAGTAGACTGACGGAGCTTTGAAttgcttttttttattattttttttttcgctGGATTATACTGTTTTCTGATCATGAATgccatttttatttaattatgggccacttttaaattttttatgctttGCGTGTTATGAATTTGAACAAATTCACCGGTAAAAGGAAAATATGCAATAATAATACCACTTGTAAATAGGTTCACTTCCTAGTTGTGTCACATTGCTGTTGCGTTGCGTCAAACTCAATCGAtctgctatttaattttatgaggAAGAGtggttttgaagaaaaaatttgaaatccTTGCATATCAAACAATTTGTACAAGGTTGTTTTTTCAAAGAActgcaattattattattattatgattcaTGTGACTCCTTGAATCATGTTGAGAATTGACCCCCCCCCCCTCCAATTTTATTGAGTTTGTGTTTTGAATTgcttgtgtgtatatatatatatatatatatggacaCACAGAGACTTTGAAAAGCTCAGTCCTGTTGTGGCATACTTCATGCCCAGATAGGTTGGGATGTATTGCAAACTTGTAATTTTATATATGCTGTGCAGCCGCTCCACAATCACAGTTCTTTGGCTTGAAAGCTTCTAAACCTTGGCGAGGAGAGAGTAACAACCTTGTGGTGGCCGCTGCCGGAAACATGGCACAAGGAAGCACAATTGCCTCCCAAGAAAATTCTCTAGAGTGGGTAaaaaaggataagagaagaatgCTACATGTTGTTTATCGTGTTGGGGATTTGGACAGGACTATCAAGTATGTTATGGCAAACTCAAGTGAACTTCCTTTATTATATCACATGCTACTTTGTCTCTAAACAATGGCAAGTAACTTAACATATAAACACAAATGTATGGTGACTGCAGATTCTACACAGAGTGTCTAGGAATGAAGCTGCTGCGGAAACGTGACATACCAGAGGAGAGATATACAAATGCCTTTCTTGGATATGGACCAGAAGATTCTCACTTTGTCATAGAACTCACTTACAGTAAGCTATAAGTTAGAAGCTATAATATTATAACTTAGCTTTGCTAACTTAGCACTTTATAGTTAAACTAGTATAGTGTTTTAATGCTTTGACAATGTACTTTATGTTGTAAATGTTTATGTCTATTTATGCCAGATTATGGAGTTGACAAATATGACATTGGAACTGGATTTGGACATTTTGGAATAGCGGTTGATGATGTAAGTTCCTTTTCggtgaatatttattttttgtttgacTTTTCCAATTTGAGGTACATTTCATTTGATGCTCTGTCGTCACCCTTGACTATCCTTGATTTCCTTATCCTTGGTTAGATATATCTTAGACTGTCTGCTGTACTTTGGCCTGTAACAAAAATGAATTGGATTTCATTagtcttatttatttatattaggtTGCAAAGACTGTGGAGCTCATAAAGGCTAAGGGTGGCAAAGTAACTAGAGAACCTGGTCCTGTTAAAGGTGGCAGTACAGTTATTGCTTTTATTGAAGATCCTGATGGTTATAAGTTTGAACTTTTGGAAAGAGGTCCTACACCTGAGCCCCTTTGTCAGGTTATGCTTCGTGTTGGAGATCTTGATCGttctataaatttttatgagAAGGTGAGAGTTAGTATGAATAGGACCAAGCATTTTTGTATAAATTACCTGTGCTGTTTTGGTTTGTTTTCTCTGATTATGTGATGTAAATGGCTTTCAATTCACACCTTGTTTTGTTATTTAGGCTTTTGGCATGGAGCTTCTTCGCAAACGGGATAATCCAGAGTACAAGGTGATTTGGCTTCAATTACAAAATGAATGTATTCAGCATACTAAAATATCATATACCTAATCTGGGTCATTTGAGTGCATTATGATAATATTTAGACTGGATTTGTCAGTGTACTTTCTTTTATGCTTCTATTGGAAGTTTATTTTTTCAAAGATCAATGCATGGGAGAGAGCAGTTACTTTGCTTCATCTATATCAAAGGAGTGCAGTAGTGGAGTGGAAAGGGACCTTGCCTGAGCCTGTGTGCTAGAGCGAGATGATATAGAACGTGCATTCTGTTGTGTTGTCAGAACAAAGTCTAAGGGGTAGTAAGCTTCTTTCAGTTGCTTTCATGGTAGAATTTCTGTGGGGCCCACAATAAGCAGTTGGGAATTTTGGCCTTTAAGGTTATGAGCTTTGTAGGAAATCAATTGTCGAGTTTCTGTTTCTTTCCGGTTTTTATACATCATCCCTGATTTTAAGGTGAAAGTTGCGCAGTTGATTCCCTTGATAGAGATTCACATCTTATTTAAGAGTAGGTTCCTCATAAAAGGGGAAACTAGAGAAACGATGGACTTTAAGGTAGTTTCTTTCCCTGATGTCCCTGTCTAACATGTTCAACACCTTATCTTTCACTCGCCAACAAATTTGAACCTAGAAAtaatatttactattaaaatgCATGCTTTGGACAGAGATATTGGGAAGATTTGGGAGGTTTTAGGGCTTCCATTCCTCTCTTGGCTTCTCATTTTGGTCTTCTATTTCAATGAAATATGTATGGCTGTCTTATATTTTTCTGGGCTGATTTTGATATTGTTTTGTTTGTTTGAAAGCTGCTTTTACTGTCCAAACTGAAGTATTCCTATCTCTGTTGTTATTAGTATACTATAGCAATGATGGGTTATGGTCCTGAAGATAAAAATGTTGTGCTGGAGTTGACATACAACTTTGGGGTCACTGAATATGACAAAGGAAATGCATATGCTCAGGTGGTAACTTTTGGCTTGTTatgattgatattttttttttctcttccatGTGTGGTTCTCATAATATGAGCTCTGTTTTTGCGTAACTCTCTCTAATTTGTGAAATTCTCAATGAGCCTATTAGTGTTATACTTAATGAAAATAATTGATCGACTTTGAAGCAACAAATTCCATTTAATTGTTTCTATCTGGACGTGTTTCTTTTGTTATAACAGATTGCAATAGGCACAGATGATGTCTATAAAACTGCAGAAGCAATCAAACTGTTTGGTGGGAAGATTACCCGGGAACCTGGACCATTACCTGGCATCAACACCAAGATAACTGCATGCTTGGATCCTGATGGTTGGAAGACGGTATGCTCGTGAGATTTTGTTTCATTCTTGTTTGAAATGCTTAATTTTTCCCCTTTTGAATAAAGTTATGCTTGAAACacattattattaaattcaataaCTTGATCGCTATTCTTTACCACATAAATTTATTGACACAGCTAGTGGAACTGTTGGTAGTAAATAAGTTCAATCCAAATATTTAGTTGTAGGACTTAAACTGCGTATAGAGTTATAGAATATGAATTTTAGTAATATATAGTATAAACATGAAAACCAGTATCCATTTCAAatcttcttttatttaaaattgtcTCCTATAGGTAATTCACATTTCATTTACTGCTGCTTTTATAGGTATACTATGGTTGTGTAAATTCGTTGAATGTAATATCAACATCTGCCAAAAGCAAAAGTAAATTCATCACGAcaaaaactttatttatttttatgtcaaAGTTGGACAAAAACTTGATTTAGCATGGAGTTGGGCAACCTTATGTGGATTAGTTCCATCATTAACTTTGCTGCACAAGCATGATGTGAGCCAATGCAAAAGCTTGTATTGCTCATTAAGCTTACGGTGTACATTCTTTGCTTTGCAGGTTTTTGTAGACAATATTGATTTTCTCAAGGAACTGGAGTGAGTTTTTAGTGGAGCAGCACCTAGAGCAGCACCCAAACCTGGAATTAAAAAATCTCGGGCCCAAATGATTGTCAAAATTGGTTAACCTGTGAGATAACGATCAAAATCCCGTTTTGTAGATAAAAATATAGCCTCGTTCACAGTGACCGTAGCAATAAAAATCTACCCGGGAGCTTTGCAGCCGTGAAGGATATTGGAGATCATACTAGTATCTGTTAAATCATCTTCCCCTATTTCTTTGGTTAGAAAATTATTCTTGCAAAAAAACTCATGCCTGAGCAGCTTATAAATGGCGCCAAAAAATGTCTTGTAAAAAGTTTAGTTCGTTCTTTCAAAAGAAGTATTCAGATGTTTGGTCGCAAAGAAATGCATTGGATAGATGTGATTGTTCATTCTCCTTACAGAGGTCTCAATTGCCCAAACTCAGGATCTCCGCTCTTCATGATGGTTATAGCATATGAAACTAATTAGATTTAGAGATTCACTTGAAACCGAAGGATTTAGATTTTAAACTCTGAAACTTTTAGTCGACTTCTTTCAGGTATTcatttaaaatggaaaattcaataataagatttaagaatttttaaaatatataataattataattaaataagtatttaatttaaaattgattaaaattatttaaaaatttatagcaATTTGAAAGTcttcaatataaaattaattaaaattatttgaaagtTAAATATGATTAAACTCAAAAGTTTTCTTGCTGTaatttgtttaaattaaaattgcacCTTTTTATATCATTAGCCAAACaatttgttttaatatttaatagttaacactgttgcaattttctttttacatttatatattttaatttttttataaattttaaatatttattcatagtattattttatattttaaaaattaattcagttttatTTTGTATGAAACACTTATGCTTCTTTGCTAGTGAAACAATTATTACAGCAGCTAGGCTGGTCAAACTTTTATAAGTGGAACAGGGCGAACATAAACCCATCGTCCACTTCTTTTCCCGATCTCCGAAACCACACCACAGCCCCTTCCTCCCCGCTTCACAGCCGACAGGCGCCATCTTCTGCTTCATTTGGCGGTGTGACCAGCGTCACCATTTTAATCAAAGCAGCAGCAGGCTGCAGGTCGACGGGAAGGAAATCGCAGCCACCCGTTTACATCGTATTATACAGTGAGTGTTACCCGGCATACTTAGTCGCTGAGACTTGAAAGACTCGTTCTCTTTTTTCGTTTTCCCTGTTTTTTTAAGGGCCTTTCGTGTTCTGCCAACTATAAATGGCTTTAGCCATAATAGATGTTAAACCCTACAGGCATAAGCAGATGTCTTTAGACGAGatgagagaagagaaagaaaaagaaaaaatcacggagaagaagaagaagcagcagaagcagaagcagaaacaGAAGCTTAAGAATCcagaagaaaaacaaaataaaagcgAAGAGAATATCACAGTGGAGGAGAAGGATACTAAAGAGAAAACTCAAGCCCAAATTAACAGCAAGAAGAGGAAACGCAAAGACGTTTTCGCCTTCGGCAACTACAGAAGCTACTATGGCTATCGCGTACATTTCTTCCCTAACGCCTACTTTATTTTTCATCGACTACTTAAAATTGATTTACATGATGTTTGTTATCATTGTTTGGATGATCTCTGgttaaaattttgtataatCTATATGTAAGTAATTTAGGGTTTTCTGATTAAAGTGTATGTTCATCAGATTGGTCAAGGCATGGACGAGGACCCTCGCCTTAAGGTTTTCAAGCGGGAGTGGTTTCAAGGCAAGGATTGTCTCGACATTGGCTGCAATAGTGGCATTATCACTATCCAGATTGGTAATCTATTTATCTTTTCTACTtgcaactttttttttcttttttgattccAGGACTTCTATTTCTTCACCTATTTTGTGCTTGTTGATCGATGCTTGGTCACTGCTCTTTGCCAACTCTGCCCTTCTTTGATACTATGTATTGAAGGTGATGGGAGCAAGCGTTTTAGAAATTCTTAGTTCCGGTTGTTGTCTTCTTTATATCAATGAGAAACTGAGTGTTTTCTGAGCTTTATACTTCTCCTTCAATGAAATATCATGTCCATATTTTACAATCTGCTGCCTGTATTTGTTCCAGTACTTTTTCCAGCTTTAGATAGAGTAAAGAGCTTGAAATTTTCATGGTTGtttaaattacaattaatttGTTGCATTGTTGATTAATGCTATGAGTTATGTGATGTAATATGGAATTTGCTAGCTAACCTTATTTGTATGTAGTCTAACAATTTTTGGCTTACGACTGGTGTAATATTGACTGCATtgttttttatctttattttacaGCAAAAAAGTTTCATTGCCACAGAATTCTTGGGATTGACATCGACTCTGGTAAGAATCTTGTTATAGTCATTCATCAAATAAAGATTCTATTTAACTACGTGGTTGCACTTAGTAATAATCCAATATGAAAATCTAAATATTTCATGTTGCTATGTGCTTTTGTTGTTTGAAAAGCTTAGATTTTGGGGAAGTTTCTCTTTTTTGGTTTGCATTATTGTGTATATAACTTGAACAGGTTGGCTAACATTGCTTATGCTATTTTTGAATCTCTTTTTATCTTTCAGATCGAATTTCAGATGCATATTGGCACTTGAGAAAATTTGTGAGAGCAGAACGGGTTCAGAAGAGTGGTGCAAAGGCTTCGATTGTGAAGGTTACAGAGAAGGTAAATGATCTAGAGAGCTGTGCAAATCCATCATCAGATGAGAAACAGGAGATTGCGAGGGACAGTTCACATTCTGAGGAAGGAGATCTATTTGATATAGTTTCTTTCCGAAAAGAGAATTTTGTTCAGAGTTGGTGTCAGCGAGAGGAGCAGTATGATACAATTCTTTGGTAAGTTCCACTTGTTGTGTTAATGAAATGTGCATTCTTAGAGAAAACaatataaaagataataaattgCCATTGGATAAAATAAGTTGAAAAAACTTCCTAGCAATAAAATCacatttaattttatgagaatCCTGTCATGTATTTGGCTTTTTAAAAGTCTTGTGGAATTCAGTAtggaataaaaattaatatatgatgAGGTTCAATGCTCAATTTGCAACTCCTGTTTCTAATTTTGTAGCATGTAATGTGCTGTCTTAGTAAAGCTTTTCTTGGGAACAATATCTTGACAAGAACTATTTTGCTAATCTACCTTCCTCCCTTAAATATGTTGCTTGCTTGTTAGCTGAATAATCTCCTTGCCCTGGTATTTTGCAGCTCTTAATTCCCTTTCCATTTGATGAATGCATTTTGTCTCTGGTATCTAGGTAGAAAATATTCTACATAAGCAATAGTTAATCATCATTTTCAATGTTGTATAGAATAATACATTTGAATATGCTTGTTTAGCTTTTGATCTTAATATGATCCTTGCCCTTTGAATTGCAGCTTGAGTGTGACAAAGTGGATTCATTTGAACTGGGGTGATGATGGACTAATaactttattttcaaaaatatggAGGCTTCTTCGTCCGGTAATTAAACTTATCAATTATtgtattgttaaatattatctatgatatttatttacttattcCTGTTAATCAGGGTGGCATTCTAGTGCTGGAACCTCAACCTTGGCGATCATATGAAAATAATCATCTTGTATCTGAGGTACTGCtgaactttcttttcttattgCATACCTGCATAGCACGTTCAGGTTTAATCAGGATGGTTGTCTGAATCTCTCTTATATGCAGCATTCATGCAAATAATAGGTATACAGTGGTAATGGCACATAAGAGCTGACATTGTCTTTTAGGTCTCCAAAAGGTTTCCTTGTCCATTTTGgaaaacatttgtgaaaacGATCACAAGTGTTTGGATGGGCACCTGTTTGCAATTGGATTTTCTCTTCTCCCTTAAAATTACAGATCCATATGATCATTGTATTAGCATAATCGTCCCAGTTTTTCGTGTTTTTATTGTTGAGTTAATTTGCCAAGGCATTATTTTCCACTTACGCAGACAACATCAAAAAATTATCAGACCATCATATTCCGTCCCAATTGtttcatggaaattcttttaGACAAGGTATGTATTTCGAATTTATCATAGTAACATGGTTAAATTGAACATTTTCCATGACTGCAGTTTAGATCCTCTGTTGATATTTTGAATATTACAGATCGGATTTAGAAAGGTTGAGGACATCACTTCAGCCTTGTCAGGCAGCAAAGTCGGATTTGATAGGCCAATTTTTGCATACCACAAATGAGTAAATCCAGTGAAGGCTGCACTGTATTGTATTTAGCCGCCATTCACCTAAAATATTCCAACCGGTCTTCTTTCACCATAGATCTGAGAATTACTGGTAACATTGggattcattaattttatgttATTGCTCTAATATGGTGTGAGGTAAGAAATTTTACATTGGTAGCGGGTATGTTGCACAACTCGCTGCGGGTTCACATTCGTGCAATATGGGCGGAAGATTCATGTTTTACAAGCTGAATAGAAAATCGCTTATATTTGAGGAGAACATCATATGTTGAGATTAAACTTTAGAAACGGGCCGCGCATTTTTCACCTTTTTTTTCGGTTGGAAACTCGTTTTACCTCGCTAATGTATCTGTGAAAATTTAAAGGTATTCTGAAGAAACTATCATACTGGAGCCATCTGCATCGAACGGAGCATCCAGTTTTCCATTTTTTTCCCTAATAGTCCAAATGAGTAACCGGCCAAGAATTTGGGAGACTACCGTATAGACATGGAAGCAGCCAACAAGGAATTTTTATAGTAGTTTATATATTTCGCCTCTCAAAGATTTAAGAACTTTGCACCAAAAATATCATGTCTTGCCAAAATCCTAATATTGTGTTCATCTTCGTAGATGCTAATGGTCAAACTTAAATAGCATATCTTATATCTGCTCCATTAAGATAGCGACCACTCCAAAAGGCAGACCTGCAGAGCTGCACACCTTAGTCCTGCACAACGTGCCTTCTGCGTACCATCTCTGACTAGATCAGTGATGCAGTAACCCAGAATCACAATAATTCCTACAGCATAGAAAGTGATCCCGGGAAAAAGTGGATCACCATTATCCTTGTAACAGAGCCCTGATAAATGAATAAGGTGTTCCCAGTTGAGCGAGATAATTACGCATTTCATACAGCATGCCTGAAGGTCGCAAAGGGAATTTCAACGAAGCAGGGAGGTGACCAGAGACTTGCTGATACAGCTGCAAGTTATCTTCATTAACTTCAGCTACCAATACCCATGATATTCACAACAAATAGCTACGGTTGTACCAAAAAATATGACATGCTCTAAAGTCTCGTAGCAAAATTCTTCAAGTACATAAGCAACTGCCCAAGCGCGAAACTGAATGAAACCCCAGACTGCTATGTTTGTTTTAAGTCCAATAATTTCACTCACCTGAAAAAACTAGTGCTTGAAGACCTCCAAGAGCATTTGTCAACTGATCCACGCTGGAGACAACTTCCATTCCAAACACAAATATTTGCAGAATACCACCCAATGGCGAGAATTTCCTTGATAAGCTAATGAATAATCCATATAAATGAGGTACAATCCCACTACTCATCCTCCATCCAGCAACATTGACAAGCAGCTGCAATTCAAATCACGTGATTACCAAAATAATGTTGCTCACTTGAATTTTGCAAAATCATCAGACAAACAAGCTTGAATGGTAATTCTTACATCTCAAATTCTTGGCTGTATAATACAGAGGCTAACTTCTACTTCACAAGAGAATAACCAATTCCACTATTTCTCATTTAAACCAAGTATGCAATACAATTATGCACACATACAAGCAACCTGCACCAAAATCAGTATCATTTTGTTCCCACTGTTGGAGTTTTAGGTagtgtcttcccagatgagcagCCATGAAAATCCAGAACTATATGTATTGCGACCTTCATCTGACATCCCTGCATGATAGCTCCATGTTATATTCTTCCCATCAAACAATGCTG is a window from the Manihot esculenta cultivar AM560-2 chromosome 16, M.esculenta_v8, whole genome shotgun sequence genome containing:
- the LOC110603910 gene encoding probable lactoylglutathione lyase, chloroplastic, producing MVRIIPMASSIRPSLSSFRLCNSTSRSSLYVSSVTSSRRFASLGSAAPQSQFFGLKASKPWRGESNNLVVAAAGNMAQGSTIASQENSLEWVKKDKRRMLHVVYRVGDLDRTIKFYTECLGMKLLRKRDIPEERYTNAFLGYGPEDSHFVIELTYNYGVDKYDIGTGFGHFGIAVDDVAKTVELIKAKGGKVTREPGPVKGGSTVIAFIEDPDGYKFELLERGPTPEPLCQVMLRVGDLDRSINFYEKAFGMELLRKRDNPEYKYTIAMMGYGPEDKNVVLELTYNFGVTEYDKGNAYAQIAIGTDDVYKTAEAIKLFGGKITREPGPLPGINTKITACLDPDGWKTVFVDNIDFLKELE
- the LOC110602820 gene encoding probable RNA methyltransferase At5g51130 isoform X2, encoding MSLDEMREEKEKEKITEKKKKQQKQKQKQKLKNPEEKQNKSEENITVEEKDTKEKTQAQINSKKRKRKDVFAFGNYRSYYGYRIGQGMDEDPRLKVFKREWFQGKDCLDIGCNSGIITIQIAKKFHCHRILGIDIDSDRISDAYWHLRKFVRAERVQKSGAKASIVKVTEKVNDLESCANPSSDEKQEIARDSSHSEEGDLFDIVSFRKENFVQSWCQREEQYDTILCLSVTKWIHLNWGDDGLITLFSKIWRLLRPGGILVLEPQPWRSYENNHLVSETTSKNYQTIIFRPNCFMEILLDKIGFRKVEDITSALSGSKVGFDRPIFAYHK
- the LOC110602820 gene encoding probable RNA methyltransferase At5g51130 isoform X1; its protein translation is MALAIIDVKPYRHKQMSLDEMREEKEKEKITEKKKKQQKQKQKQKLKNPEEKQNKSEENITVEEKDTKEKTQAQINSKKRKRKDVFAFGNYRSYYGYRIGQGMDEDPRLKVFKREWFQGKDCLDIGCNSGIITIQIAKKFHCHRILGIDIDSDRISDAYWHLRKFVRAERVQKSGAKASIVKVTEKVNDLESCANPSSDEKQEIARDSSHSEEGDLFDIVSFRKENFVQSWCQREEQYDTILCLSVTKWIHLNWGDDGLITLFSKIWRLLRPGGILVLEPQPWRSYENNHLVSETTSKNYQTIIFRPNCFMEILLDKIGFRKVEDITSALSGSKVGFDRPIFAYHK